In Spiroplasma clarkii, the DNA window AGGCAATAAGGATTCCAACAGTGGGCATAATCATACCTGCCATAAAACTTCCAGCCTTTTGGATATATTTTTTTCAAACTACTTTTGAGTTTTTTGCTTTGTCAATAATTAAACTCTTATCAACATCAGCTTTTAATTTTAAATTGTCTTGGTTTTTTTCTTTTTTCATTAAGCTGTCCTCCACTTTGAGTATAGGACAAATGAAATTATTTAATATTGTTTTTAAGGCATTGTAAATTAGTTAGCAAAAAGTAAAATAGTTCACTACTTTAAACTTAAGCAGTGAACTAGTTTCATAGTTATGGCTGTAAAAGTTACCACACAACTTTGTTGATGACTTAAAATTTCTTCATTATTTAAAGCAAACAAAACAACATCTGCATGTGGGACAAAGCTTGAATCTGGATTTGCTGTGATTAAAATTATCTTGGTGTTTTTTTCAACAGCTTGATTTAAAATTTTTGCAATACTAGGGGTCATCCCTGAATATGTGAAAAATATTGTCACATAATTTTGATCTGCATTGGCAATTATTTTTTCTTGGACATCAACATCAAAAGAAGTTTGACTATTGTAACCCAACTTAATTAAATAGTTATTTAATAAATTACAAATCATTGTGTTTGGTCCTTTACCAAACAATTGAATAGTTTTACTAGCTTTAATAATTTCACAAATTGCTTTAATTTTGTGTAAATCAATATGGGCAATGTTTTCTAATAATACTTGACTGTATTCAAGCATACTTTTATCTAAATCTTGGTTTTCATCAATATCCACATTTTTATAAATATGATGTTCTAAGTAAACTCGACGAATTAGGTCTTTGTAACCTTCCAAACCAAGTTGTTTACAAAATTTGACAATTGTGGCTTTTGAACAAAAACTTTGTTCAGCCAACTGATTAATTGTTAATGTGTCAATGTGATCTAAGTTTTTTAAAATGACCTTAGCAATTAAGTTGGCAATTGAATTATTGTCTTCTTGAATTATGTTTTGCAAAACTGTAATTATATTTATCTTTCTCATTGTTACTTCCTGTTACCTAACTTAATCATATACTTTTTTAACACAATTTGTTTAACAGTTTTTTAATCTACTTTATTTGAAAAATCAAAATAATCTATTTAAAACCATTTAGTACTATATCTACTTTAAAATAGTGCTAATTTATGATAAAATATTAAGGTCAAAATAATATCAGTCAACATATTTGTAAGAGGAGATGAAAACATGTATGTCAGAAAATGAGATTTTAGAGATGATTGAAGACTTTGATTTAAATTAATTGCAATTACTTTAGTTTTAACATTTTTAGTATTAGATTATTCTCAAAAATTAATTGGTGCTTGTTTCATGTCGGGAACAGAATGGGCAATTTATGGAGCTGATTCAGACAAAATTATAGCTTATGACTATTTAGGCTTTAACATTTATTATGTTACAAGTTTTACCTTTATTACCACAATCTTTATTTTTATGTGATTGCTAGTGGCAATCATTAAACACAATATTATCTTTGGTCGTTGAGAAAGAAGTTTTTGGATTTCAAGACTGGTTACAGTCTTGATTGCAACTTGTGCTCTGTTAAATACTACTATTTACTTATTTGTAAATTTGCCAGTTTACTTAGTTCAAGATAAATTTGCACCATACTCAATTTTATACTTAATTGGAGATGTTCTAATTAACACTGTCCCAACCATTGGTTTAGTAACTTATGTTTACTTTATTAATACAGTAAGTTATGAAAAAGTTTACCTAGAAGACTACTTTAAAAAACAACTACCTTGAGTATTTGTTTATCCAGCAGTTTACTTAGGAACAGAATTTGGCCGAATTCTCTTAATTCACTACCAATATGGTTTAAGAGTCAATGCCACAAGAAACCACCATGGGTTTAGATATTTCTTCTTAGAGATATTTAACAACAATCTTTTTGGAATGTATGGAGCTATTTGGTTTGTTTTTGTTATTTTAATCTGTGGAGGCTTATTAGTTGGTTATTCACTACTTACTCACATTGCAATTGAAAGTAGATCTAAAAGATAAAAAAATCGCAAATTTGCGATTTTTTTTAAGCTTATTTATTCAGGTTTAAATTCTTTATAACCTGTGAACAATAAATACTTGACATCTGTTGCATCACCAATTGTTCAACCATCATCAAAAAATAATACTAGCGCCTGGTCATCATCAAGAACTGTTATTTCTGGTGAACCATCTGCTGGGTGGTAAATAAAATTCATTTCTTTATAAAAGTCAATCTCTTTTACATCTGTCCCAAAGATTTTAATATATTCACCTTTTATTCTAGTGACAAACGAATCCACATTTTCATCTTTATGTGGTGAAAATGGCGATTTTGACAAATCCTGCTTTTCAATTGTCAAACTTCCTTTTAATGATTTAAATAAATCACTAGCTTTATTTACAGTAAAAGCAATTGTATCTGATGACAATAAAATAGTTTTGTCATCCACATGTTCTAGCACACCTGCTTTTGAACCTCAGGCTCTAGTTACCACAAAATCAATATCATTTTCTGTAACCTTTTCTAATTTCGTATCATTTTTTGCATTTGCATCATCAATTTTTTTGTTAATTCATTGAACAACATCATCTTTAACATCACCATATTTGGTTTGTTTTGCTTCTAAAGTAATTTCATTTGAAATTGATGCAACATCAATTGTTATGGGGTTATTTAATGCAGGTGTTTCATCTCCTCCATCAGTGTTTCCATTGTCTATACTTCCATTGTCTGTATTGTTGTTCCCTTCATCTGGTGTTCCAACACTTGGTGAGCAACAAGCAACAGCACTTGCACTTGTTGAAACTAATGTAGCAGTTCCTAATAAACTAAGTAATTTTTTCATAATATTTTGTACCTCCTATTTTTTTATTTTGATATAAATTACACTAATATTTTACTATCAAAATATTTCAAAATCTTGGTTTTTTTTAAGAATGTTTTGTTTAAAATTAAATATTTGCTAGAAAATATCTCAAAATAACACCAATAATGTTATTAATCACCATATTCACCCATAAATTATTCAAAACTCAAATAAATTCATTAATTCTTTTATTATTTAAATACAAAAAAACCCTATATTTTATAGGGTTTTAATGCTTTATTGGTTTGTTAAACTTCTAAAAACTTGTAAACTATTTCTTTAACATCAACAAAATTAACAACAGGTCTTGAGATAATTTCTGCTAAATTATGGTTTGCTACCATAAATGAGCGAAAAGCTGTTCTATCTCACATATTATGGTTTTTACCATTAACTGCTCTTCCATGATCGGTCACTAGCAATAATAATGTGTTTGGATCATCTCCATAACTTGAAAACAAATAATCAAATAAAAAATAGTAATATTTGTAAACTTCCTGAACATACTCTGAGTCATAAGTCATTCCCAAATGACCGGCATTATCTGCTAAAAAATCATAGAAAAATGAGAAATTATACTCATGTGAGTTGAGTTGATCTTTAAAATCTTGATACTGAATATCTAAGAATGTTTTTGCATCAGCTAAATTATCATTTATATAACGAGCTGCTAAATTTTCACCAAGTGTATAATTAAGCAAATCTGAAATAGTTGTCTTATAATTTAAAACTGTGGTGATAAAATGGTGTCATGAAAGCAAGGCTGAGGTTCTTAAACCACCATCTTTTGAATTTTCAATTAGGTTAAAAATGTTATATCAATTTTTGTTTCAATAACCTCCCAAAATATTACGATATCCCATAACTGATTCAAAAGATGGAATTTCGTACTCTGCACTATAAATCTCTTTATTTTTTATTTTTTCTCGATATTCATCATTCAATGTTCATTCTAAAAAATGTTCTCAGACAATACCATCAAAAGAAAACAAAATTACATTCTTCCGGGCATCTAACTTGCGATTTTGATAGTCAGCTTCAATCTCTTTTTGCCAAGCTTTTTGTTCAGGTGTACGATACTCTCCCACATGAAGCATCCACAATGATGCTGAATATAGTTGAAAGTTAACAATAAAGATGGCTAAAAATGAGACTGGTAAAACTAGAATCGAAATAATGATTAGTAAGTGCTTTAATTTAAAATGGATTTTTGATATTTTCATTGATACTCCTTATTTTATTTAACTTGCTTTTAAAAATTTGTATGCTATTTCCTTAATGTCTAAAAAATTAACTACTACTCGATCAATAATTTGGTTAAGATTATGATTTGAAATCATAAATGAGTGATATGAACTTCTATCTCAAACGTTGTGTTGAAGTCCATCTGCATCTCTACCATGATCGGCAACATAAATCACCAAAGTATCTGGGTCATTGGCATATTTTGTGAACAAATCATCAAAAGTTTCAAAATATGCCTCATAAATTGTAGTTACAAAGTTTGAATTCAAACTGTAACGATAATGCCCAGCATTATCTGCTAAAAAATCGAATCAAAATGAGAAGTTGATGTTTGGGTTTGTATATTGTTCTGCAAAGTCAGCATTTTGAATATCTAAGAATTTCAAAGCTTGGTTCAAGTTAGCACTTAAATATTCTGATTTTAAAGTTTTATCTGCATAATAATTCTTTAAATTTGAAATCTTTGTATCGTAGTGCAATACTTTAGTAGCAAAATTTTCTCAATAAAATAATGCTGATGTTTTTAGTTCACTTTTAGAGTGTTCAACTAGATTAAAAATATTTTCAAATGATTTTTCTTTATAACCAGTTAAAATATGTCTGTTCCCAAAAATTGATTCATAACTGGGAATCTCATAACGTAAACTATAAATTTCTTGACTAATGATTTTTTGTTGGTACTCGTCATTCAAAGTGTCTTGATAAAACTTGTCTCACACCACTCCACATAAAGAAATTAAAATTACTTTCTTCTCATGGTTTAAAGTATCATTTTGGTATTCATCAACAATCTGTTCTTGTCATTGTTTTTGTTCGGGTGTACGATATTCTCCCAACCTTAACATTCACAAATAATCTGTATACAAATGATAATTAGTGGCGTAAATTGCTATTAAAGCCGTTCAAAAGGCTACAACTGTTAAAATTATTAACAGTTGTTTTAGTTTAAAATTGAATCTTTTCATAACAATCCCTTCCATAAATATATTAATATTTATTATACTCCAATATATAAAAAATGGAATTACCCTAAGTTGCTTTCTTTACATAATAATTTATGATAAATTTTGGTTTTTTAATATATTTACTAATAAAAAACCAAACAAGTGTTTGGTTTTTAAAGCTTTTAATAAATGTTATAAAATTGTGTTCCTTCTTTGTTGAAGCAATCAATTTTGCTAATAACTCAATATGGATTATTAACATCACTACTTATATTTTGTCATTCAACATTATATTGAAACTCAACCGGCTTGTAATTTTCATATAAACCAGTTCCGTCATATGCTACTAAGGCATCTGGACTAATAACATTTTGTTCTACACCTAAAACTTTTCCTGAAACTTTGGTTTTATCAATTAAATCTCATGATTTAGCAGACATCTTGTCTCCATCTTTGTTTAGTTCACCCTCTTGGTGCTGTCAAATTGTTTGATAAGGGTTAAAGTTATCTGGCACGTCTACTTTTTTGGTTTGAGTACTTGCAGTTGAAGAATGATCTCCAAAACCAGTATAGTTTAAAGTGAAACTCATTTTTCCATTTAGATCTAAATTTGAAGTTGTATTTATTTCAAAGTTAGATTTTTTTCAATATTTATCATCAAAAATATATTGATAAACATTTTCATGTGCTTTTTTCATTCCTGTATCAACAATTTTTTTCAAAGACATAACCATTGTAGTAAACTCTTTGTTACCTTTAATGTTTGTATCTGTAAAAGCACTGTAAAAACCATTTAAGAAGCTTTTTTCTTCAAAACCAGCACCATTATAACCCAGGATTTTAATAAAGTCTTGTTTTTCACCACTAGTTAAGTTTCTAAATGAATTCTTGCTTTGGTATTTGTTTTTTGCTTTTGTGACTTGTTCATTAATTGTTGGGTCACAAGCAAATTCAAAGGCTAATTTTGCAAACTTGATTAAGTTAATAGCACCATTATTGTTATCATCATGCATAATGGTTTTTCAAGTTTCAGGTCTTAAGAAAGTAATTGGCAATTTGTAAGCTTTTTCAAAAACTGATTTAGTTGAAGTTTCTGAATCAAATAAAGTAGTAATTACTTTAGCCTGAGCAGCACTATCTTTATTTTCAAAGTCTTTGATAATTAAATCTAAAATTTCAATTAAGTTTTTTGCATTTTGAAAATTTTCATTTAAAACCACTTGACCATTGCTAGCACTTGAAAATTTCCCAAGTATTTCAAACCCGACTTGCTCTGTGTTTACATCAGTAGTTGATGGAATTAAAGCATCTTTTAGTGGTTCAGGAGCTGTGGTTAAGTCATTGGCAAATCTTAAAATTTCACTATCTGCACCATAAAGCGCTTTTGCACTACTATCTGTTTTTAGCAAGTTAATTGCTTTTCAAACATTTGTAATCAAAGTCATAATGACTCCTTGCATAAATAGTTCTGTTGAGGTATTACTTATAATTACTGGCATAAAGTAGTTTGCTAATTCTGCTAAAATTAGTGAGCCACTTGCGGAATTACTAACTGAGCCAAGTAATGAACCAAATAGAGCAAAAGCACCATTTAGATTATTGTCTTGTGCATTTTGAGCAATTTCACCACCAGCTTGGTTAAATTCAACCTGTTTACCACCAATTTCTACACTTGGTTTTGCTGTTGTTGAACCTGGGGTATAATTGACATCCAAGTTATTTTTAGCAATTTTTTCTTTCAGAGAAAAAAGAGTTTTATCACCAGCTGCTACATTTGGATTAGTAGGGCCAGCTTTTCCAATTTGCATTATAGAATTATAAAAACTATAACCTGATGAATTTGTTCCTCAATTATCTATTAATGGAGTTCATGGGGGTAGTAAACCTCCTGCTTGAGCTCTATTCCCCCCAGGAGTATCTCCATCTAAGTTATGGTAAAGCAAGTAATTGGTTAATGGTCCAGTATCTTGAATTCCCCAAGCAAGAGCTTTACGTGAATCTTCTTTTGCTAAATTTAAATTTTTATTTAGTCCTGCTAAATAACCCATAGCATTATTAACATTTGGTTGGTTAAACTTGTATTCCCCATCAAGACCAACTGTGTCATAGAAGGTTTTTTCACCACTTATCATAGGTTTGTAAAATTCATCATCATACATCCCCATCACATAACTTGCCATAGTAGTAGCAGCTCTATCTTGGTCTAATGATTCTAAGCTTGGTGCTAAGAATTTTTTATAGTTTGTAACTTCTTCTACAATACTTATTTGTTGATTATTGTAGTTATATGATTGTGGTAAACGCATTTGGTTACCTTCTGGTGTAATTAAACTTGATAATAATTCATTAACGTTAAAATTCAAATTCTCATGTCTTGCAGCAATAATTAATCTTGACATAAATTCTGCCCCAATTGACATTTCATTTTGTAAATTTGTGGGAGTGGTATCTTTATCGCCTTCAATTTTGCGACAAGCAACCACTGGCATAATTATGGAACTAGCTAAAGAAACTGTCCCTAAAATACTTATAAGCTTTTTCATTTTTTTTGTCTCCTTTTTACATTTGATTAAATTATCAACTTGAGATAATTTAACTTTCAAAAATTCCCTTAGGTACATCAAAAAAAGTCGGTATTTTTTTGACGACAATTAAAATTTTCAATTGATAATTATCTTTAAAAAACCAGATGTGATCCAAAAAATGGTCACATTAGTCATAAAAATAATTTTTGTGTAGTGTTATCTACATGATTACTAATTTGGTTGAAAAGTGTTATTCAGTTGCTTTCATATTTTTTAATAACTAACAATTCCAGGAAATAACCTGTGTTTTTAAGCACGCAATTGAGTAGTGATATGCTCATTAATGTTTAAAGTCACATAAACCCCTCAGTCTTTAAAGAAAGAAATTTGCTCATACATTTTTTCTGTATTTAAATTTGCTTCTTGATCTTCAATTTGTTTTAAAAAACGATAGTGATTAATTTTTTGAGTTATTTTGATTCTCTCATAACTAACAAATTCAAAAATAAACAATGTAAATAATGTAAAACCAAAATATGAAACCGAAACAATTAAACCTACAGCTACTAGGTATCATAAAATATCTATATAAACTCACTTGTACAATTTTACAAAACCAAAAAAATCTTCTAAGATACTAAAGTTTTGGTCATGAAATAAAAAACTGTAAATTACTGAATTCTTTCAGTTCAGTAATTGAACAAATAGCAAATATGGATAAACCAATGCTACTAGAGCTACTACATATGCTTTTAAATTGTTCTTGCATAATCTCTGTTTACGCAAAATGTTCTTATGGAATTTGTTAAAAATATTAGGAAAACAATACTTATAGAATCAAAAGTAAAAAATCAGCAAACTTATTACTAAATAATAATAAAAAACTGCTTTTCTTGTTAAAACCTTTCCAAGTACATTACGTAAACTAAAATATAAATTCATTACATCATAAATTGATAGTGCCGATAGAAAAATAAATAAAATTAAACTAAATAAACCTAAATACAAGGCTTTTTTTTGCAATTTCATAGTTATTCCTCCATTTACAAATTAATTTTAACTCGTAATTCCATAAAATAATTTTTAGATTTTAAAAATCATTTTATATTTTGGATTTTTTTGTAAAAAAAGGTCAACATTAAGTGGTAATTTCTTATATTTCTCAATTAATTAACAAAAAAACCAGACTAATGTCTGGTTTTTAACCATAGTTTTAGAAAAATTTGTACCAAATAAGTTTTAATCATCTAATTTTAGTACAGCAATGAAGGCTTCTTGGGGAACTTCAACTGACCCAATTGCTTTCATTCGCTTTTTACCTTCTTTTTGTTTCTCTAAAAGTTTTTTCTTACGTGAGATGTCTCCCCCATAACATTTTGCTAGCACATTTTTACGCATTGCCTTAATGGTTTCACGAGCAATAATTTTGCTCCCAATGGCTGCTTGTACTGGTACTTCAAAATTTTGACGAGGGATAATTTCTTTAAGTTTTTCAACCAAAACTTTTCCTCTTTGGTAGGCAAAATCTTTATGAACTATTGTTGACAATGCATCAACAATATCACTATTTAAAAGGATGTCCATTTTTACTAATTTGGCAGCTTTGTAACCCACAAATTCATAATCAAATGAAGCATAACCTTTTGAAATTGATTTTAACTTATTAAAAAAATCAAAAACAATTTCATTTAAAGGCATTTCATAGATTAAGTTTCTTCGAGTATCATCTAAATACTCAATATTTATGTAGTTCCCTCTTTTATCTTGACATAAACCCATTAAATCACCCAAATAAGTATCTGGAGTCATAATTGAAACTTTAACATAAGGTTCTTCTACACTACTAATTTTTTGTGGTTCAGGTAAAAAGGCTGGATTGTCAATTTGAATTGTATTACCATCTGTTAAGTTAACTTTATAAATTACTGAT includes these proteins:
- a CDS encoding MurR/RpiR family transcriptional regulator encodes the protein MRKINIITVLQNIIQEDNNSIANLIAKVILKNLDHIDTLTINQLAEQSFCSKATIVKFCKQLGLEGYKDLIRRVYLEHHIYKNVDIDENQDLDKSMLEYSQVLLENIAHIDLHKIKAICEIIKASKTIQLFGKGPNTMICNLLNNYLIKLGYNSQTSFDVDVQEKIIANADQNYVTIFFTYSGMTPSIAKILNQAVEKNTKIILITANPDSSFVPHADVVLFALNNEEILSHQQSCVVTFTAITMKLVHCLSLK